The following are encoded together in the Chlorocebus sabaeus isolate Y175 chromosome 20, mChlSab1.0.hap1, whole genome shotgun sequence genome:
- the AKR1A1 gene encoding aldo-keto reductase family 1 member A1 isoform X1, protein MAASCVLLHTGQKMPLIGLGTWKSEPGQVKAAVKYALSVGYRHIDCAAIYGNEPEIGEALKEDVGPGKAVPREELFVTSKLWNTKHHPEDVEPALRKTLADLQLEYLDLYLMHWPYAFERGDNPFPKNADGTICYDSTHYKETWKALEALVAKGLVRALGLSNFNSRQIDDILSVASVRPAVLQVECHPYLAQDELIAHCQARGLEVTAYSPLGSSDRAWRDPDEPVLLEEPVVLALAEKYGRSPAQILLRWQVQRKVICIPKSITPSRILQNIKVFDFTFSPEEMKQLNALNKNWRYIVPMLMVDGKRVPRDAGHPLYPFNDPY, encoded by the exons ATGGCGGCTTCCTGTGTTCTCCTGCACACTGGGCAGAAGATGCCTCTGATTGGTCTGGGTACCTGGAAGAGTGAGCCTGGTCAG GTAAAAGCAGCTGTTAAGTATGCCCTTAGTGTAGGCTACCGCCACATTGATTGTGCTGCTATCTACGGCAATGAGCCTGAGATTGGGGAGGCCCTGAAGGAGGACGTGGGACCAGGCAAG GCGGTGCCTCGGGAGGAGCTGTTCGTGACATCCAAACTGTGGAACACCAAGCACCACCCCGAGGATGTGGAGCCTGCCCTCCGGAAGACTCTGGCTGACCTCCAGCTGGAGTATCTGGACCTGTACCTGATGCACTGGCCTTATGCCTTTGA GCGGGGAGACAACCCCTTCCCGAAGAATGCTGATGGGACCATATGCTACGACTCCACCCACTATAAGGAGACTTGGAAGGCTCTGGAGGCACTGGTGGCAAAGGGGCTGGTGCGGGCACTGGGCCTGTCCAACTTCAATAGTCGGCAGATCGATGACATACTTAGTGTGGCCTCTGTGCGTCCAGCTGTCTTGCAG GTGGAATGCCACCCATACTTGGCTCAGGACGAGCTAATTGCCCACTGCCAAGCACGTGGCCTGGAGGTAACTGCTTATAGCCCTTTGGGCTCCTCTGATCGTGCATGGCGTGATCCTGATGAGCCTGTCCTGCTGGAGGAACCAGTAGTCCTGGCATTGGCTGAAAAGTATGGCCGATCTCCAGCTCAGATCTTGCTCAG GTGGCAGGTCCAGCGGAAAGTGATCTGCATCCCCAAAAGTATCACTCCTTCTCGAATCCTTCAGAACATCAAG GTGTTTGACTTCACCTTTAGCCCAGAAGAGATGAAGCAGCTAAATGCCCTGAACAAAAATTGGCGATATATTGTGCCTATGCTTATG GTGGATGGGAAGAGAGTCCCAAGAGATGCAGGGCATCCTCTGTACCCCTTTAATGACCCGTACTGA
- the AKR1A1 gene encoding aldo-keto reductase family 1 member A1 isoform X2, with amino-acid sequence MAASCVLLHTGQKMPLIGLGTWKSEPGQVKAAVKYALSVGYRHIDCAAIYGNEPEIGEALKEDVGPGKAVPREELFVTSKLWNTKHHPEDVEPALRKTLADLQLEYLDLYLMHWPYAFERGDNPFPKNADGTICYDSTHYKETWKALEALVAKGLVRALGLSNFNSRQIDDILSVASVRPAVLQVECHPYLAQDELIAHCQARGLEVTAYSPLGSSDRAWRDPDEPVLLEEPVVLALAEKYGRSPAQILLRWQVQRKVICIPKSITPSRILQNIKVDGKRVPRDAGHPLYPFNDPY; translated from the exons ATGGCGGCTTCCTGTGTTCTCCTGCACACTGGGCAGAAGATGCCTCTGATTGGTCTGGGTACCTGGAAGAGTGAGCCTGGTCAG GTAAAAGCAGCTGTTAAGTATGCCCTTAGTGTAGGCTACCGCCACATTGATTGTGCTGCTATCTACGGCAATGAGCCTGAGATTGGGGAGGCCCTGAAGGAGGACGTGGGACCAGGCAAG GCGGTGCCTCGGGAGGAGCTGTTCGTGACATCCAAACTGTGGAACACCAAGCACCACCCCGAGGATGTGGAGCCTGCCCTCCGGAAGACTCTGGCTGACCTCCAGCTGGAGTATCTGGACCTGTACCTGATGCACTGGCCTTATGCCTTTGA GCGGGGAGACAACCCCTTCCCGAAGAATGCTGATGGGACCATATGCTACGACTCCACCCACTATAAGGAGACTTGGAAGGCTCTGGAGGCACTGGTGGCAAAGGGGCTGGTGCGGGCACTGGGCCTGTCCAACTTCAATAGTCGGCAGATCGATGACATACTTAGTGTGGCCTCTGTGCGTCCAGCTGTCTTGCAG GTGGAATGCCACCCATACTTGGCTCAGGACGAGCTAATTGCCCACTGCCAAGCACGTGGCCTGGAGGTAACTGCTTATAGCCCTTTGGGCTCCTCTGATCGTGCATGGCGTGATCCTGATGAGCCTGTCCTGCTGGAGGAACCAGTAGTCCTGGCATTGGCTGAAAAGTATGGCCGATCTCCAGCTCAGATCTTGCTCAG GTGGCAGGTCCAGCGGAAAGTGATCTGCATCCCCAAAAGTATCACTCCTTCTCGAATCCTTCAGAACATCAAG GTGGATGGGAAGAGAGTCCCAAGAGATGCAGGGCATCCTCTGTACCCCTTTAATGACCCGTACTGA